The Penicillium psychrofluorescens genome assembly, chromosome: 2 nucleotide sequence AAAATGGGATCTAGTTGTCGGCTTAGGGCTCACACGGCCTAAGGCATTCGATCGACAACATCCTCGGCGCTGACGAAGCGCACGACAATTTATTTACTGGCTGCATAGACACATTGATCTTCTCTCGCCTCTCTCATCCATCTTATCTGCCCATTTCCTTTCTCTCGAAATGTCGGAAACCCACGACTCCGAGGATGACCTGGCGTGGGAGGACGTGCCTATCAGGCACAAGAACGTGCCGAATAATCCCGATGTCAACATCATGATAGATCCTTTCCTGACCCTGAAAATGCATCCTTCCAGCTCGGATACGCACAATGTTCGGCCTCCGCCCGACTTCCCGCCGGGAGACATGTGGGTGGCCAAGcccatctccctcccgccGCAGCGAGAGCAGCCTATCCCGGCGGGCTCGGATGAGGAGACCCAGACGCGTGACCGCCTTGAAAAGGAAATTGAGAAAGTCATCTATCGCGCTTCGAAGACCAGACTGGGGATTCGTGTCCCCAACGCGCCGCCGTCTCAGCGCGCCTACGAAACCTACAAGGAACTGGCGCTGGATATGGACAAGGTCATTGACAAGATCTGGGCCTGTGGAACCGGTAAGTCTTCGCCGTGTATCTACTGATAACTTTCCTCTCGTTACTGATGGAAATATGCGTGTTCAGCTTCTCTCCAAGTGTGGCCCTTGCTGGGCGTCGCAGATCAGTGCACTGCCTATCTCAAGTACTTCTGCTTCGACAGCTACCACACCCTGTGGCTGTTCAACAAACTGGACgtggtcttctcctccttgatCACAGGCGTGCACCCTCTCACCGGCGACCCCCTACCTGGCAGCGAATCCGGCCAGCCCCTGGTGAACCAGACGCTGAGGGTTCGCATCCGGAGCGTGGCCGAGCGAGGCCGCGCCACTGTCCTGTCGCGCCTGCCCGATaaccaggccgaggagctcTATGACCCCCGGCTGGACTTCCCGGACCCATCTCAGGACGAAATCGACTTCTACAACCGTGACCGCAAGCTCGATTTCAACTCGAGTGGCGGGGTGAGTCGCTGGTTCCTGGAGTCGAGCGCCGTCTATgtcaagaccatcacccTGCTGGGGGACAATGTCTTTTCGAACGAGACTCAGTAAGCATTCTTCGGAGTGTTGAGCGGGCTTCCCCTcccctttccttttccttttcgtTTTCGTTCTTCGATACGTGCTGGTCTTCTTTTCTAACATGATTGCCTTGAAACAGCACCCAGTATTTCTATTACTGGTGCCTGAAGCAGTGCATTCTGAACGGTGCACAGAGCCGCAACCCTAATATCTACTTGTATCTTAATTGAGTTCGGACTCGTTTGCGGCGTGTTGCCTGCCTACTTTCCAGATTGAAATGGCGTGGGACTTGATTTTTCATGTGTGCATGAATGTCACATCTTCCAAGGTGAAATGTGGTGATTGATTTTCATTCCATGCCTCCAGTTAGCAGATTCAATTGAAATTAAATCTCCTCTTTGCAAGGATATCAGAACCGTTCTCCTTGAAGTCGGCAGAGCAGTGGTGTTCTGGAGGATGGATACACACGAAGGCGCGAGAGGTCGGACCGGGTCCAAGGGCAGCATCTGTCAGAATGATGTTCGGAACATTCATCAGGTGCTCCAGAGGGTTGATGGATCGTCATAGGTGACTTAGGTGGTAGAACTCGTTGACGGTCGTCGTCGGAGAGAAGCTCGAAAGGGCCTGGCGTACCTGCGGCAGCCGAGGATTTGCCAGTACCGCAGCCCGCCGGGGATCTAAGACCAGAAGGATGGCCTGGTTCGTCACCGGAAGGTAAAGCTGCTTGTTGTGCATGAGCCAATGAAACAGATCGGCCATGGCTCTGCCACAGCGCCTTATGTTAGCTGTGTCTTGTATATTCCAAGCCAATCACATGATGTCAAGGGACAAAGAATGCAGCCTGCAAATCCGGGGACCATCAGGTCTTTGTATAAGCTCGATGTTCGGTAGTCAATCCTCCGAATACCTGTACAGTTCTTTCATACGTCACTATATAAATATGATCATAAATCCCCATTGAGGTGCTCATAACTATCACAATACATAATCACGGTCTGAGCCCTGAAAGTGGATCCTAGGCTACCCTACTGCTCCGCCCCAGGACTGGGTCGGCTAGTTATATCCGCCTGCCGAGGAATAATAAATACCTCGCATCAGTCATCGTTTCTGAGAGCTTCTCCGAGCATCGGTGggtgttgttgttattgttgttgttggggCCAGCTAGGTGCTGCTTTCCATGGTTCCGGGTGTGTTGGGCAGGTCATCACGGTCTGAATGATCCAGCACAGACCGGGGACACAGGGATACCTACTGAGAAAGCTATGCAAGGTGTGCCCTTATGCAACCAGAGGAGATCAACTGatgctctttttttttttttttccaccaCCCCCTTACTCATCTTGGCAGTCTGTCAATCATCCTGACAGCTTTCTCAAGAAAATTgaaaagaagctgaagatgGAGTGCGAAATCTCTGCTTGGGCCGTAATTCTAATACAAGCCATCGGCCCAACCAGCCCAACCAATAAGCAGGCTGAGACGCACTCTGGCAATCCCatggttctggttctggtcgATGATGGAGTCTGCCGTCCGGCTGAGCCAACGCCTGTGACGTGACGTATCTCGATGTCGAAGCACAAACAACGGCGTCCTTGCTTCGTGGACGGTACTGCAATGAGCCGAGAAACCCCAAAACCATCGCCAAAGCCTTGCTTCGAGAAGCTtggctctggctgctgcccGGGCTGATTATTTCAGCCTTTCCATGGTTCCGTGGCGTGTGGTGGAGTCCGTCTGTTCCGTTTGTTCCTCTCTTCAGCTGGAGCCTGCGAACGGCACGATTACTCAGCCCAGGGTGGTAGATCGATCGAGCGACAAAGTGACGAGTCAGATTCTTTCGGGGTAGCGACAGGAGCGGTATCCTTGCATCAGCATTAGCGAGCTAAAGGAGTATGTACGAAGTAATAGTAATCATATTATTCAATCCAgtgtagagagagagagagcagcAGAGATGGGGAGAGGAGCCTCCATTATTATACATAGTTGGTTTCCGGGCGTACGGTATTGTCACGGCCCAAGATTTCCATTCTTCTgcccctcttcttctgctcttgttctttctttcctctttctctctctcacccctctctccctttttctCGTTTCATTATTCACGGTTTGCGGATTTCGTTTCTGTCGTCCTGCCGTTTTTTTCGCTCGGGAGTTTGTCTTTGCTGTTTAgcttctcctcgcccttcttcgtcgtcgcaTCTCGTCTCTTTCGGCGGAAATCTCCACGGTAGCTTTATCTGGGTGAGTCTCTCGCGTCCCCATCATCAGTCGCATCTTCCGGTGTCTTTTTCATCACTGTTCCCCCGATCGCCCCTCCTGCCCCTCATCGCCCGGAGTCGCTGTCCGGGTTCAACATCGCCAGCGTGCTGGCGCAACTTCCCAACCACCAGCCCAGCACACACGGCCGAACAGCTTGATCGCAATGTTCGGTTCGATTCTCAGCTGCACAGTCGCCCGTTCTGCACTTCCCAGTCGTCAGCAGCGTCAGGAACATCGCGCCGTCGCTTCGCTCGCCCGGTCGCGGAACCGCGCACCACCAACCACCGTCCGGGACACATCTTGCTGCACTCGTCACCATCGTGGAAGCACCCACTCCCCGCTTGTCGCGTGATGCGCCCCACGATTTTGAGGAATTCGAGGAtcggagatgaagatggtgGTAATCGCGCCGATTTGAATGGACATGGCCGAAAACGGTGTGCGCATGGCGATTGCGGGCGGGCGACGAGCCGGAACGGGGAGAGATGGGTCTCTCGCATTCGAATCGAACAACCCAATCGTGCGTTGCCAGGCGACGCGATCACTTTCGAAATCTCCGATCGACGACGGCCCCATTCACGATGTTCCTGAAGACTGGCTTGGCGATTTCCGGCGTGACAATGCACCCTGCGGCTGAGCTCGGATCTGACGCTGCGATCTTTGCCTTGAATGTGCTGGGGTTCCCCGACGAGCCTGCTCCACATCGTTTAATTTCGTTCATgcccttttttttttttttctaacATAGATTTTGTGCAGGAAACCTCGCGCTCCGCGTCTGTTTTTTTCCGGGTTCTTCAATCTTACGCCGGTCTTTCCTTAACGACCCTACGAAGTCTTAGTTGCCTCATATCCTTACGTCGATtttcttgatctcttcgCCAAAATGTCGTTCCAGAACTTCGATTCCTTCCCGAACCAGGCTGACGgcggtgctgccgccgccggtgcTCCGGCCCCTGCCGACACCACCATGACCGGCCAGGCTGACCCCGCTACCGCTGGCTTCCAGGGTCCTGCTCCTGGTGAGCCGGCCGCTGGCTCCGTTCCCCAGCAGGGAGCCGATGGCAAGACCACTCTCTGGATGGGTGAGCTCGAGCCCTGGATTGATGAGAACTTCATCCGCAACCTGTGGTTCCAGATGGGTGAGCAGGTCAACGTCAAGATGATCCGTGACAAGTTCTCTGGGTAAGACCCGACCCGTCTCCTCAAATTATCCCAAGTGATCCTAATGTTGGTAGTAGGAGCAATGCTGGCTACTGCTTCGTGGACTTTGCCTCTGCGGCGGCCGCCGCCAAGGCCCTTTCTCTGAACGGCACCCCCATGCCCAACACCAACCGGGTCTTCAAGCTGAACTGGGCGACTGGCGGCGGCCTTGCCGACCGCAGGTGAGCATGCTCTTGGTCATATCCCATGTAACATACTAATCCCCCCCCTTCTAGCCGCGATGACCGTGGCCCCGAGTACTCCATCTTCGTCGGTGATCTCGGCCCGGAGGTCAATGAATACGTTCTCGTTTCGCTCTTCCAGAGCCGCTTCCCGTCCTGCAAATCCGCCAAGATCATGACCGACCCCATCAGCGGTATGTCCCGTGGCTATGGATTCGTCCGCTTCTCCGACGAGAACGACCAGCAGCGCGCCCTCACCGAAATGCAGGGTGTCTACTGCGGCAACCGCCCCATGCGCATCTCCACCGCGACCCCGAAGAACAAGGGCCCGGCTCTTGGCGGTGGCCAAGGTGGCATGGGTGGTATGCCCGGTCCCGCTGGCATGTACCCTCCCATGGGCGGTCCCCCGATGGGCTTCTACGGCGCTCCCCAGCCCATGAACCAGTTCACCGACCCCAACAACACCACGGTTTTTGTCGGTGGCCTTTCTGGCTACGTCACCGAGGATGAGCTCCGTTCGTTCTTCCAGGGCTTCGGCGAGATCACCTACGTCAAGATTCCCCCCGGCAAGGGCTGCGGTTTCGTCCAGTTCGTCCAGCgccacgccgccgagatggccATCAACCAGATGCAGGGCTACCCCATCGGCAACTCGCGCGTTCGTCTGAGCTGGGGTCGTTCGCAGAACAACTCCGGCCCGGCCGGCAGCCCCTACCGCCCTGCTCCCCCGCCGCCCCCGATGTACCCCTCCATGGGCATGCCCCCGGCTCACCAGTACGGCGGTTTTGCTCCGATGAAGGTTAGCAGTCACCCAGGCAGCCCGGCACCGGATCGCACCTGAAAGGACTTGGCTGACACTCGCCACAGTAAGCGTTCCCTTTAATTGAAAGCACCAGCAGGAGTTGTTTGCGTCATTCCCAATGATGGTTCCCTTTGTGTGTCATAACAAATTTGCTCTGGTTTCTGTCCGAGGCTCGGCTCTATAGCTCTTGATGAGCATCTCCTCTCCTGTGCTACGCATTCCGTTCTACGTGAGCGCTTTTTTCTTTTAGCAGATCTGAGTTCCTCTCCCATTTCCGCTGATCCGTACTGTTGTTGCCGGTTTTTTCTCGTTGCCCTGTCTGATGCTTTCGTGTTTTCCCGCCCTGGGCCTTTGTGTTTTGCGTGTAACGGACGTCCCGAATTGTTCATGCTTTTCTCCCTATACTCCCTTGGGCAGGCACTTTGCGAAAAGTTTCATATCTCCCGCTCCCCTTGACTcttattttccttttgtcttttcctttccCATCGAGCAGCCAAATTGAATTATGTCTGtttcattctttctttctttctgttaGACTGCTGAGGACGACTTGACTTGTACAACACGCTGTCTGTTTCGTGCGCCTCCCGCGTTTGCCGATTCCCAGTTCTTTCGCCGTGGtttgttctccttcttgcaTCGTACTGTGCCTGTCGATTTTCCCTTGTGGGCGAACGGAACTGGATTCGACCCGTGCTGGCCTCGTTGTAGCCACGATTCCTGTTCGGTGGGATTGGCGTATTGCCCTGTGTTCGTAAGTGATTGGTTAGATGGTGGGCGTCAGTCTGTCTTTCTGATTCCTCTTTTGTCCGCTGTTCTTTAATGAGGAATAGTCAATGAATACTGTTGGGTCTTCGCTGTATacttccttccttctctaGCACGCCTCCACGGCAGGAGTGACTGGCTCTGGTGTTGACCAGTCCGcctctctctgtctccctcttcatcttcctctccccgTCCATCACCATGCGTTACGAAAACTGGGacgtcctcctcttcccggAGACCTGCAAGACCCCCATCCAAGAGTTCAAAACCCAATGCTTCGTTACCAAAGACAGAGGTTGGCCGGTGCTACCCTGAAACCTGCATCCTTCCCTTCATACATACTAACACCAAGGGCATGCAAAGAATCTCCCTATCTCCAAAACCCCAGCATCGTTCCCCCATCATCTTACTACGCCTCCCAGGGAAACTTCGGCCAGCTGCCCATCCTGACAACATTCATCCCAAGCCTTCAGTCCGACGCCCCGTTCCGAGTCTCGATTCATTCATGGGAGAAACCACGACCCAGTCGGTTTATCGAATCTCTCATGCAGCCGGATGATCTCTTGCTC carries:
- a CDS encoding uncharacterized protein (ID:PFLUO_003537-T1.cds;~source:funannotate): MSETHDSEDDLAWEDVPIRHKNVPNNPDVNIMIDPFLTLKMHPSSSDTHNVRPPPDFPPGDMWVAKPISLPPQREQPIPAGSDEETQTRDRLEKEIEKVIYRASKTRLGIRVPNAPPSQRAYETYKELALDMDKVIDKIWACGTASLQVWPLLGVADQCTAYLKYFCFDSYHTLWLFNKLDVVFSSLITGVHPLTGDPLPGSESGQPLVNQTLRVRIRSVAERGRATVLSRLPDNQAEELYDPRLDFPDPSQDEIDFYNRDRKLDFNSSGGVSRWFLESSAVYVKTITLLGDNVFSNETHTQYFYYWCLKQCILNGAQSRNPNIYLYLN
- a CDS encoding uncharacterized protein (ID:PFLUO_003538-T1.cds;~source:funannotate) → MSFQNFDSFPNQADGGAAAAGAPAPADTTMTGQADPATAGFQGPAPGEPAAGSVPQQGADGKTTLWMGELEPWIDENFIRNLWFQMGEQVNVKMIRDKFSGSNAGYCFVDFASAAAAAKALSLNGTPMPNTNRVFKLNWATGGGLADRSRDDRGPEYSIFVGDLGPEVNEYVLVSLFQSRFPSCKSAKIMTDPISGMSRGYGFVRFSDENDQQRALTEMQGVYCGNRPMRISTATPKNKGPALGGGQGGMGGMPGPAGMYPPMGGPPMGFYGAPQPMNQFTDPNNTTVFVGGLSGYVTEDELRSFFQGFGEITYVKIPPGKGCGFVQFVQRHAAEMAINQMQGYPIGNSRVRLSWGRSQNNSGPAGSPYRPAPPPPPMYPSMGMPPAHQYGGFAPMKVSSHPGSPAPDRT